One window of the Zea mays cultivar B73 chromosome 3, Zm-B73-REFERENCE-NAM-5.0, whole genome shotgun sequence genome contains the following:
- the LOC107522107 gene encoding Transcription factor NIGTH1, protein MASSPSDLTLDYKPNGNGAAYAVTTPKPPQETLVVDGHHHHHHLTAAEQTTQKLREFLARLEEERLKIDAFKRELPLCMQLLNHAMESYRQQLEAYQMGSLQGAPARPLVLEEFMPLKNIGIDAAADKMGNPTSEKASWMESAQLWNGPAATADVAARGPQTPKESAECAHGAAGAGHGQRNGGGGGGAFLPFAKDKTASAAEGAALPELALAPADKDAADADRKPYLDAAAGSNNGGVLGSRRDAVQSGVVNVKPAPNAPEGQQAAPPQTHRKARRCWSPELHRRFVNALQILGGAQVATPKQIRELMKVDGLTNDEVKSHLQKYRLHTRRPMPAPPAPATAAPQLVVLGGIWVPPEYASQAAGQAIYGAHPATQPHYTAAAAQEYYPSPAAVHHLQHHPAAAAMVHRAAAAPPPPQQAAYSKAAAMAGSPPGSEGRGSAGGGSIGGGGGRERSESIEEEGEVEEREEDDEDDDDDMTANKADGEGAAAGAGVGAAMY, encoded by the exons ATGGCTTCTTCGCCGTCCGACCTAACCCTAGACTACAAGCCCAACGGCAACGGCGCCGCGTACGCAGTGACGACCCCGAAGCCGCCGCAGGAGACGCTCGTGGTGGacggacaccaccaccaccaccatctgaCGGCGGCGGAGCAGACGACGCAGAAGCTCCGGGAGTTCCTCGCGCGCCTGGAGGAGGAGCGGCTCAAGATCGACGCCTTCAAGCGCGAGCTCCCCCTCTGCATGCAGCTCCTCAACCACG CCATGGAGTCGTACCGGCAGCAGCTGGAGGCGTACCAGATGGGGAGCCTGCAGGGCGCGCCGGCGAGGCCGCTGGTGCTGGAGGAGTTCATGCCGCTCAAGAACATCGGGATCGACGCCGCCGCCGACAAGATGGGGAACCCGACGTCGGAGAAGGCGAGCTGGATGGAGTCGGCGCAGCTCTGGAACGGGCCCGCGGCAACGGCGGACGTGGCCGCCAGGGGGCCGCAGACGCCCAAGGAGAGCGCGGAGTGCGCGCACGGCGCCGCGGGCGCCGGCCACGGGCAGcgcaacggcggcggcggcggcggcgcgttccTCCCGTTCGCCAAGGACAAGACCGCGTCCGCGGCAGAAGGCGCGGCGCTGCCGGAGCTCGCCCTCGCGCCCGCGGACAAGGACGCGGCCGACGCTGACAGGAAGCCGTACCTTGATGCCGCCGCCGGCAGCAACAACGGTGGCGTCCTGGGCTCGCGGAGAGACGCCGTCCAGAGCGGGGTCGTCAACGTCAAGCCGGCGCCGAACGCGCCGGAAGGGCAGCAGGCGGCACCGCCGCAGACGCACCGCAAGGCGCGGCGGTGCTGGTCGCCGGAGCTGCACCGCCGCTTCGTCAATGCCCTCCAGATCCTCGGCGGCGCTCAAG TGGCGACCCCGAAGCAGATCCGCGAGCTGATGAAGGTGGATGGATTGACCAATGATGAGGTGAAAAGCCATCTCCAG AAGTACAGGCTGCACACACGGCGGCCGATGCCGGCGCCGCCCGCACCGGCGACCGCCGCGCCGCAGCTGGTGGTCCTCGGCGGCATCTGGGTCCCGCCGGAGTACGCGTCGCAGGCGGCGGGGCAGGCCATCTACGGCGCGCACCCGGCGACGCAGCCGCActacacggcggcggcggcgcaggagTACTACCCGTCCCCCGCCGCGGTGCACCACCTCCAGCACCACCCGGCGGCCGCCGCCATGGTGCACCGTGCGGCCGCggcaccgccgccgccgcagcaggCCGCGTACAGCAAGGCGGCGGCGATGGCGGGCTCGCCTCCCGGATCGGAAGGGCGGGGCAGCGCCGGAGGAGGCAGCATCGGCGGCGGAGGCGGGAGGGAGAGGTCGGAGAGCATCGAGGAGGAAGGCGAGGTGGAGGAGCGGGAAGAggatgacgaagacgacgacgacgacatgaCGGCCAACAAGGCCGACGGCGAGGGGGCCGCCGCCGGTGCCGGAGTCGGCGCCGCCATGTACTAA